A stretch of the Alnus glutinosa chromosome 6, dhAlnGlut1.1, whole genome shotgun sequence genome encodes the following:
- the LOC133870549 gene encoding protein NRT1/ PTR FAMILY 5.10-like, giving the protein MPQIPSHPLPIKVFLCSLKCFVIARVTSHWITVNKRENLLFKLRRLAKYNSVLHQLLYFQLLFYIPHFISIQEEAHGTLPHHSSQQFKFLNKALLSPDGSKEAGKVCTFSEVEEAKTVLRLVSIWVTSLGYAIAFAQISTFFTKQGSTMDRTIFPGFEIPAASLQCLVCMSSILHIPIYDCIAVPIARAFTRKPSGITMLQRIGIGMLISAFSMVVAALVEMKRLKTAKEYGLVNIPDVTVPMNVWWLVPQYVLWGAADVFTVVGLQEFFYDQVPTDLRSVGLALYLNTIGIGSFLSSFLVSVIEEATGGDGRDSGFADNLNRAHLDYFYWLLAGISAVALAAFLCCAKSYIYNRPSTI; this is encoded by the exons ATGCCTCAAATCCCTTCTCATCCCCTTCCAATAAAAGTCTTTCTTTGCTCTTTGAAATGTTTTGTCATAGCCAGAGTGACCAGCCATTGGATCACTGTGAACAAAAGAGAGAACCTTTTGTTTAAGCTAAGGAGACTGGCCAAGTATAATTCCGTTCTT CATCAGCTACTTTATTTTCAACTCCTTTTTTATATTCCACACTTCATTTCAATTCAAGAGGAAGCTCACGGAACCCTGCCGCACCATAGCTCTCAAcaattcaa GTTCCTGAATAAAGCTTTGCTGTCCCCAGATGGTTCAAAAGAAGCTGGCAAGGTTTGTACTTTCAGTGAGGTTGAAGAAGCAAAGACAGTTCTAAGGCTTGTTTCCATATGGGTTACAAGCTTGGGATACGCTATTGCGTTTGCACAGATCTCAACTTTCTTTACCAAGCAAGGTTCTACCATGGATAGAACAATTTTTCCAGGCTTTGAAATACCAGCTGCTTCGCTGCAATGTCTTGTCTGCATGTCCTCTATTCTCCACATTCCCATATATGACTGCATCGCCGTTCCTATTGCAAGGGCTTTCACGAGGAAACCCTCCGGCATCACGATGTTACAGAGAATTGGAATCGGGATGCTTATATCGGCGTTTAGCATGGTAGTTGCAGCTCTAGTCGAAATGAAAAGGCTGAAAACTGCTAAAGAATATGGGCTGGTTAATATACCAGATGTGACTGTTCCAATGAATGTGTGGTGGTTGGTTCCACAGTATGTCTTGTGGGGAGCTGCTGATGTTTTCACCGTGGTTGGCCTCCAAGAGTTCTTCTATGATCAGGTCCCAACTGATTTAAGGAGTGTGGGTCTCGCCCTTTACCTCAATACTATTGGCATTGGGAGCTTTTTAAGCAGCTTTCTAGTCTCTGTCATTGAGGAAGCAACCGGCGGGGATGGCCGAGATAGCGGGTTTGCTGATAATCTTAACAGGGCACATCTTGATTACTTTTACTGGCTGCTTGCAGGAATCAGTGCAGTAGCATTGGCTGCCTTCTTGTGTTGTGCAAAATCTTACATTTATAATAGGCCAAGTACAATCTAG
- the LOC133870615 gene encoding protein NRT1/ PTR FAMILY 5.10-like, with product MGQKFQSFDSFQHTRKRFRRTYKIRGKGMGKIFRTQLFLYGVWLVSIEMAISTIEAPLLSDTVDGAVDYKGRPVLRSTFSSWRSASFILGVEVAERFAYNGINCNLITYLTGPLGQSTVTAAENVNAWSGTAQLLPLLGAFVADSFLGRYRTIIIASLIYILGLGLLTLSAMLPTGTTSDYVDTKISLGSSNQLQVTLFFVSLYLVAVGEGGHKPCVQAFGADQFDGQDPEECKARSSFFNWWYLGVCGGSVVTILVLTYVQENLSWGLGFGIPCIVMVAALGVFLLGTRTYRYTTKGDEKNPFLRIGRVFVTAVRNWRTTASAIACEEEAHGTLPHHSSQQFKFLNKALLSPNGSKEAGKVCTFSEVEEAKTVLRLVPIWVTSLGYAIAFAQISTFFTKQGSTMDRTIFPGFEIPAASLQCLVCLSSVLLIPIYDCIAVPIARAFTRKPSGITMLQRIGTGMLISAFSMVVAALVEMERLKTAKEYGLVDMPDVTVPMSVWWLVPQYVLWGAADVFTVVGLQEFFYDQVPTDLRSVGLALCLSTNGIGSFLSSFLVSVIEEATGGNGRDSWFADNLNRAHLDYFYWLLAGISTVALAAFLCCAKSYIYNRPSTV from the exons ATGGGACAAAAATTTcaatcttttgattcttttcaACACACACGCAAACGATTCAGACGGACCTACAAAATAAGGGGAAAGGGAATGGGAAAGATATTTCGTACACAACTTTTCCTTTACGGCGTGTGGTTGGTCTCAATTGAAATGGCCATCTCTACGATCGAGGCCCCACTGCTATCAGACACCGTCGATGGCGCCGTTGACTACAAAGGCCGTCCGGTCCTCCGATCAACCTTCAGCAGCTGGAGATCCGCATCCTTCATCCTAG GTGTGGAAGTGGCGGAGAGGTTCGCGTATAATGGGATCAACTGCAACCTCATAACGTACCTGACTGGGCCGCTGGGGCAGTCCACGGTCACGGCGGCCGAGAACGTGAACGCGTGGTCTGGAACGGCGCAGCTGCTGCCTTTGTTGGGTGCATTTGTCGCCGATTCTTTTCTGGGGCGCTACCGCACCATTATTATTGCCTCTCTCATCTACATCCTG GGACTAGGCTTGCTGACTCTGTCGGCTATGCTTCCTACTGGCACCACTTCGGACTACGTAGACACCAAAATCTCGCTAGGTTCTTCAAATCAGCTGCAAGTAACCCTGTTCTTTGTATCTCTGTATCTTGTAGCCGTTGGGGAAGGTGGACACAAGCCTTGTGTTCAGGCTTTTGGAGCCGATCAGTTTGATGGGCAAGATCCAGAGGAGTGCAAAGCCAGAAGCTCATTCTTCAACTGGTGGTATCTTGGTGTATGTGGGGGTTCTGTAGTAACAATTTTGGTCCTAACCTATGTACAAGAGAACCTTAGCTGGGGTCTGGGATTTGGGATCCCCTGTATAGTAATGGTTGCTGCATTGGGTGTTTTCTTGCTTGGTACCAGGACTTACCGGTATACTACTAAAGGGGATGAGAAAAACCCATTTCTGAGAATTGGTCGAGTGTTTGTAACCGCAGTTAGAAATTGGCGGACTACTGCTTCGGCGATCGCTTGTGAAGAGGAAGCTCACGGAACCCTGCCGCACCATAGCTCTCAACAATTCAA GTTCCTGAATAAAGCTTTGCTGTCCCCAAATGGTTCAAAAGAAGCTGGCAAGGTTTGTACTTTCAGTGAGGTTGAAGAAGCAAAGACAGTTCTAAGGCTTGTTCCCATATGGGTTACAAGCTTGGGATACGCTATTGCGTTTGCACAGATCTCAACTTTCTTTACCAAGCAAGGTTCTACCATGGATAGAACAATTTTTCCCGGCTTTGAAATACCAGCTGCTTCGCTGCAATGTCTTGTCTGCCTGTCCTCTGTTCTCCTCATTCCCATATATGACTGCATCGCCGTTCCTATTGCAAGGGCTTTCACGAGGAAACCCTCCGGCATCACAATGTTACAGAGAATTGGAACCGGGATGCTTATATCGGCGTTTAGCATGGTAGTTGCAGCTCTAGTCGAAATGGAAAGGCTGAAAACTGCTAAAGAATATGGGCTAGTTGATATGCCAGATGTGACTGTTCCAATGAGTGTGTGGTGGTTGGTTCCTCAATATGTCTTGTGGGGAGCTGCTGATGTTTTCACCGTGGTTGGCCTCCAAGAGTTCTTCTATGATCAGGTCCCAACTGATTTAAGGAGTGTGGGTCTCGCCCTCTGCCTCAGTACTAATGGCATTGGGAGCTTTTTAAGCAGCTTTCTAGTCTCTGTCATTGAGGAAGCAACCGGCGGGAATGGCCGAGATAGCTGGTTTGCTGATAATCTTAACAGGGCACATCTTGATTACTTTTACTGGCTGCTTGCAGGAATCAGTACAGTAGCATTGGCTGCCTTCTTGTGTTGTGCAAAATCTTACATTTATAATAGGCCAAGTACAGTCTAG
- the LOC133870551 gene encoding pentatricopeptide repeat-containing protein At1g12300, mitochondrial-like encodes MEMSGIAPDVCTLSVLTNCFCHLSRVDFGFPILARILKLGFQPDSIVLNTIVKGLCLQGRIAEAVKYANKMEKIGYKPVTITYGTIINGMCKIGETEVAIGLLRKIEERKLELNVVLMDEAVKAFNTMVGKGCSPFIFTYNILIHGYCKKRRIDEAMSLFREITNNSMIPDVVTYSTLMGGFCRVGRPKNALELLHEMQGCGQHPDWRTYAILLDGLCKNLHFQETMTLFHEMEDKKLDLNIVIYNILIHGMCNAGKLTTARELFNTLPTKDLQADVWTYNIMIRGLCKEELLKEARMLFEQMEENGCSPDHFTYDTIIQGFLQHNETSWVVKYLQRMVNYGFLANAATVTILIDLLSTKQADKTLQEFFQKSV; translated from the exons ATGGAAATGTCAGGAATTGCTCCCGATGTTTGTACTCTAAGTGTTCTGACTAATTGCTTCTGCCATTTGAGCCGGGTGGATTTTGGCTTCCCTATCTTAGCAAGAATTTTGAAACTAGGTTTCCAACCGGATTCTATAGTTCTTAATACTATTGTCAAGGGGCTCTGTCTTCAAGGTAGAATTGCTGAAGCTGTGAAGTATGCtaacaaaatggagaagataggCTATAAACCTGTTACAATTACTTATGGAACAATCATAAACGGTATGTGTAAAATAGGTGAGACCGAGGTGGCTATTGGGTTGCTTCGGAAGATTGAAGAACGAAAGCTTGAACTTAATGTAGTCCT AATGGATGAAGCTGTCAAAGCATTTAATACGATGGTTGGGAAGGGTTGTTCGCCTTTTATTTTTACCTATAACATATTGATCCATGGATATTgtaaaaagagaagaattgaCGAGGCAATGAGTCTCTTCCGTGAAATTACTAACAATAGTATGATTCCCGATGTTGTCACTTATAGCACTCTTATGGGTGGGTTTTGCCGAGTTGGGAGACCTAAGAATGCATTAGAGCTACTCCATGAGATGCAAGGTTGTGGCCAACATCCTGATTGGCGAACTTATGCTATTTTGTTAGATGGCTTGTGCAAGAATCTACACTTTCAAGAAACAATGACATTGTTTCATGAGATGGAAGACAAAAAGTTAGACCTTAATATTGTGATTTATAACATCTTAATTCATGGTATGTGTAATGCTGGGAAACTAACGACCGCAAGAGAACTCTTCAATACTCTTCCTACCAAAGATTTGCAAGCTGATGTTTGGACTTACAATATAATGATCAGAGGGCTTTGCAAAGAGGAATTACTAAAGGAAGCGAGGATGCTATTTGAGCAAATGGAGGAAAATGGTTGTTCACCTGACCATTTCACATATGACACAATCATCCAAGGCTTCTTGCAACATAACGAGACATCATGGGTAGTGAAATACCTCCAAAGGATGGTTAACTACGGTTTCTTAGCAAATGCGGCCACTGTAACCATTTTAATTGACCTTTTGTCCACTAAACAGGCAGATAAAACATTACAAGAATTCTTTCAAAAGTCTGTGTGA
- the LOC133870617 gene encoding putative pentatricopeptide repeat-containing protein At1g12700, mitochondrial: MRGDTCALYIDRLKFVCQQKRRRVIPDLGTGTLGEIVKVSLLTFLEHQICFVFFCLFLLSHCIRSASVFLPLHPEMGTTAKSTNSLAFFFNHLCMDPRYSHARLSFHALYFYYYYYYYCRSFSATSANTTNSGRDIVESPNQFLQSVRDRCRSRSLSNLDDALPLFHRMLHMYPLPSLVDLNQLLGAIARTKHHSTVISLIKEMEMSGIAPDVCTLGVLTNCFCHLSRVDFGFSILARILKLGFQLDSIILNTLVKGLCLQGRIAEAVKYANKMEKIGYKPDTVTYGTIINSMCKIGETRVAIGLLRKMEE, translated from the coding sequence ATGAGAGGTGACACGTGTGCTTTGTATATCGATCGTTTGAAGTTTGTATGCCAACAGAAACGACGTCGTGTAATCCCAGACCTCGGAACCGGAACGCTTGGGGAGATTGTGAAAGTTTCTCTTCTTACATTTCTTGAGCATCAGATCTGCTTCGTCTTCTTCTGCTTATTTCTCTTGAGCCACTGCATCAGATCGGCTTCTGTTTTTCTTCCACTACATCCGGAAATGGGTACGACTGCTAAGTCTACAAACTCtcttgctttcttcttcaatcatttGTGTATGGATCCTCGTTATTCTCATGCAAGGCTTTCTTTCCATgctctatatttttattattattattattattattgtcgtAGTTTTAGTGCTACTTCTGCTAACACTACCAATAGTGGTAGAGATATTGTGGAAAGCCCCAATCAGTTCTTGCAATCTGTGAGAGATCGATGCAGATCTCGAAGCTTAAGCAATCTTGATGATGCCTTACCCCTGTTTCATAGAATGCTTCACATGTACCCCTTGCCTTCCCTCGTGGATTTGAATCAATTGCTGGGTGCAATTGCAAGAACGAAGCATCACTCAACTGTGATTTCTCTGATTAAAGAAATGGAAATGTCAGGAATTGCTCCCGATGTTTGTACTCTAGGTGTTTTGACTAATTGCTTCTGCCATTTGAGCCGGGTGGATTTTGGCTTCTCTATCTTAGCAAGAATTTTGAAACTAGGTTTCCAACTGGACTCTATAATTCTTAATACCCTTGTCAAGGGGCTCTGTCTTCAAGGTAGAATTGCTGAAGCTGTGAAGTATGCtaacaaaatggagaagattgGCTATAAACCTGATACAGTTACTTATGGAACAATCATAAACAGTATGTGTAAAATAGGTGAGACTAGGGTGGCTATTGGGTTGCTTCGAAAGATGGAAGAATGA